In the genome of Fundulus heteroclitus isolate FHET01 unplaced genomic scaffold, MU-UCD_Fhet_4.1 scaffold_36, whole genome shotgun sequence, one region contains:
- the LOC118559888 gene encoding C-C chemokine receptor type 6-like, translated as MSFFNNSDNSTYYYDDYDDDYYNSSSTENPCEFGNSYSVSLVVGPYIHAIICILGLVGNGLVILTYAFYKRTKSMTDVYLLNVAIADLLFVLALPFIIYNELYSWPMGQVACKLLRGSYSVNLYSGMLMLACISTDRYIAIVQARRSFRLRSLSYSRVICVLIWLCAVLVSVPTFYFYHWYQPTHSIYIGIEEEEETPTAPQYVCEIKFQNTGTAKIWKIGVPIIQLSIGFFLPLLIMIFCYASVMVTLLKNRNFQQHKAVRVVLVVVLVFILCHLPYNIVLLYDTVSLFDQTDCHNADSLQRAITLLQTLAYMHCCLNPVLYAAFRVKFRNRHFSSDTSNTYISIVATLVDDSNKGASITM; from the coding sequence ATGTCTTTTTTCAATAATTCAGATAATTCAACTTACTACTATGATGACTATGATGATGACTACTACAACAGCAGCAGTACAGAAAATCCGTGTGAATTCGGTAACAGCTACAGTGTCAGCCTTGTGGTCGGTCCTTACATCCACGCCATCATCTGCATCCTGGGCTTAGTGGGGAACGGCCTGGTAATCCTCACCTACGCCTTCTACAAGAGGACCAAATCCATGACGGACGTCTACCTGCTCAACGTGGCCATCGCTGACCTGCTCTTCGTCCTGGCTCTACCCTTCATCATCTACAACGAGCTGTACTCCTGGCCGATGGGCCAGGTGGCCTGCAAGCTGCTGCGTGGTTCCTACAGCGTCAACCTGTACAGCGGCATGCTGATGCTGGCCTGCATCAGCACCGACCGCTACATCGCCATCGTCCAGGCTCGCCGCAGCTTCAGGCTACGCTCGCTGTCATACAGCCGCGTTATCTGTGTCCTGATCTGGCTCTGTGCCGTCCTGGTGTCTGTTCCCACTTTCTACTTCTACCACTGGTACCAGCCAACACATAGCATCTATATTGGGattgaagaagaggaagagacTCCAACAGCTCCTCAGTATGTCTGTGAGATTAAATTTCAGAACACTGGGACAGCAAAGATCTGGAAGATAGGCGTTCCTATCATCCAGCTTTCCATTGGCTTCTTCCTGCCGTTGCTCATCATGATCTTCTGCTACGCCTCAGTCATGGTCACCCTGCTGAAAAACAGAAACTTCCAGCAACACAAAGCGGTCCGAGTGGTGCTGGTCGTGGTGCTCGTGTTCATCCTCTGCCACCTGCCATACAACATCGTCCTTTTGTACGACACTGTCAGTTTGTTCGACCAAACTGATTGTCACAATGCGGACTCCCTGCAGCGGGCGATTACTCTGCTGCAGACCTTGGCCTACATGCACTGCTGCCTGAACCCAGTGCTGTACGCCGCCTTCAGGGTGAAGTTCAGGAACCGCCATTTCTCCAGTGACACCTCCAATACCTACATCTCCATTGTAGCTACATTGGTGGACGATTCCAATAAAGGCGCGTCTATTACCATGTGA
- the LOC118559889 gene encoding C-C chemokine receptor type 6-like encodes MSFFNNSDNPTYYYDDYDDYYNSSTENPCEFSTSYSVSLVVGPYIHAIICILGLVGNGLVILTYAFYKRTKSMTDVYLLNVAIADLLFVLALPFIIYNELYSWPMGQVACKLLRGSYSVNLYSGMLMLACISTDRYIAIVQARRSFRLRSLSYSRIICVLIWLCAVLVSVPTFYFYDWYKPTYTDYVGIVEEEESPTASQYVCEIKFHNTGTARIWKIGVPIIQLSIGFFLPLLIMIFCYASVMVTLLKAKNFQRHKAVRVVLVVVLVFILCHLPYNLVLLYDTVSLFDQTDCHVADSLQRAITLLQTLAYMHCCLNPVLYAAFRVKFRNRHFSSDTSNTYISIVATLVDDSNKGASITM; translated from the coding sequence ATGTCTTTTTTCAATAATTCAGATAATCCAACTTACTACTATGATGACTATGATGACTACTACAACAGCAGTACAGAAAATCCGTGTGAATTCAGTACCAGCTACAGTGTAAGCCTTGTGGTCGGTCCTTACATCCACGCCATCATCTGCATCCTGGGCTTAGTGGGGAACGGCCTGGTAATCCTCACCTACGCCTTCTACAAGAGGACCAAATCCATGACGGACGTCTACCTGCTCAACGTGGCCATCGCTGACCTGCTCTTCGTCCTGGCTCTACCCTTCATCATCTACAACGAGCTGTACTCCTGGCCGATGGGCCAGGTGGCCTGCAAGCTGCTGCGTGGTTCCTACAGCGTCAACCTGTACAGCGGCATGCTGATGCTGGCCTGCATCAGCACCGACCGCTACATCGCCATCGTCCAGGCTCGCCGCAGCTTCAGGCTACGCTCGCTGTCATACAGCCGCATTATCTGTGTCCTGATCTGGCTCTGTGCCGTCCTGGTGTCTGTTCCCACTTTCTACTTCTACGATTGGTACAAGCCAACATATACCGACTATGTTGGGATTGTTGAAGAGGAAGAGTCTCCAACAGCATCTCAGTATGTCTGTGAGATTAAGTTTCACAACACTGGGACTGCAAGGATCTGGAAGATAGGCGTTCCTATCATCCAGCTCTCCATTGGCTTCTTCCTGCCGTTGCTCATCATGATCTTCTGCTACGCCTCAGTCATGGTCACCCTGCTGAAAGCCAAAAACTTCCAGCGACACAAAGCAGTACGAGTGGTGCTGGTCGTGGTGCTCGTGTTCATCCTCTGCCACCTGCCATACAACCTCGTCCTTTTGTACGACACTGTCAGTTTGTTCGACCAAACTGATTGTCACGTTGCGGACTCCCTGCAGCGGGCGATTACTCTGCTGCAGACCTTGGCCTACATGCACTGCTGCCTGAACCCAGTGCTGTACGCCGCCTTCAGGGTGAAGTTCAGGAACCGCCATTTCTCCAGTGACACCTCCAATACCTACATCTCCATTGTAGCTACATTGGTGGACGATTCCAATAAAGGCGCGTCTATTACCATGTGA
- the LOC105918919 gene encoding C-C chemokine receptor type 6 yields MSFFNNSDNPTYYYDDYYDDYNISSTESLCLFSTSYSVSLVVGPYIHAIICILGLVGNGLVILTYAFYKRTKSMTDVYLLNVAIADLLFVLALPFIIYNELYSWPMGQVACKLLRGSYSVNLYSGMLMLACISTDRYIAIVQARRSFRLRSLSYSRVICVLIWLCAVLVSVPTFYFYHWYEPTHSIYIGFDEEEKTPTAPQYVCEIKFHNTGTARIWKIGVPIIQLSIGFFLPLLIMIFCYASVMVTLLKNRNFQQHKAVRVVLVVVLVFILCHLPYNLVLLFDTISLFDQIDCHVADSLQTAITLLQTLAYMHCCLNPVLYAVFRVKFRNRHFSSDTSNTYISHVATLVDDSNKGASITM; encoded by the coding sequence ATGTCTTTTTTCAATAATTCAGATAATCCAACTTACTACTATGATGATTACTATGACGACTACAACATCAGCAGTACAGAAAGTCTGTGTCTCTTCAGTACCAGCTACAGTGTCAGCCTTGTGGTCGGTCCTTACATCCACGCCATCATCTGCATCCTGGGCTTAGTGGGGAACGGCCTGGTAATCCTCACCTACGCCTTCTACAAGAGGACCAAATCCATGACGGACGTCTACCTGCTCAACGTGGCCATCGCTGACCTGCTCTTCGTCCTGGCTCTACCCTTCATCATCTACAACGAGCTGTACTCCTGGCCGATGGGCCAGGTGGCCTGCAAGCTGCTGCGTGGTTCCTACAGCGTCAACCTGTACAGCGGCATGCTGATGCTGGCCTGCATCAGCACCGACCGCTACATCGCCATCGTCCAGGCTCGCCGCAGCTTCAGGCTACGCTCGCTGTCATACAGCCGCGTTATCTGTGTCCTGATCTGGCTCTGTGCCGTCCTGGTGTCTGTTCCCACTTTCTACTTCTACCACTGGTACGAGCCAACACATAGCATCTATATTGGCTTTGATGAAGAGGAAAAGACTCCAACAGCTCCTCAGTATGTCTGTGAGATTAAATTTCACAACACTGGGACAGCAAGGATCTGGAAGATAGGCGTTCCTATCATCCAGCTCTCCATTGGCTTCTTCCTGCCGTTGCTCATCATGATCTTCTGCTACGCCTCAGTCATGGTCACCCTGCTGAAAAACAGAAACTTCCAGCAACACAAAGCAGTCAGAGTGGTGCTGGTCGTGGTGCTCGTGTTCATCCTCTGCCACCTGCCATACAACCTCGTCCTTTTGTTCGACACTATCAGTTTGTTCGACCAAATTGATTGTCACGTTGCGGACTCCCTGCAGACGGCGATTACCCTGCTGCAGACCTTGGCCTACATGCACTGCTGCCTGAACCCAGTGCTGTACGCCGTCTTCAGGGTGAAGTTCAGGAACCGCCACTTCTCCAGTGACACCTCCAATACCTACATCTCCCATGTAGCTACATTGGTGGACGATTCCAATAAAGGCGCGTCTATTACCATGTGA